One window of Puntigrus tetrazona isolate hp1 chromosome 14, ASM1883169v1, whole genome shotgun sequence genomic DNA carries:
- the kctd16a gene encoding BTB/POZ domain-containing protein KCTD16a: MALTENCRTYQTPKDGGCAQSCSSDVVELNVGGQVYYTRHATLTSVPNSLLGKLFSTKKDASNDLAQDIKGRYFIDRDGFLFRYVLDYLRDKSVVLPDYFPEKGRLKREAEFFQLPELVKILTPDEYVHGDFDEASQGSDQRLFPASYLDARDRRYGFITVGYRSPCAFGRDTDAKTRGLPKIFICGRVGLAKEVFGDALNESRDPDRPAERYTSQFYLKFRHLERAFDTLAESGFHIVACNSSLTASPHSRHSEDRYWSNNAEYVFYRGPSGWSSSHCDCCCKSHKSEREGESGTSFNELSTSCSETQSEASSPQETVIVRPVTRQPNIQTLDRPTKKGPTPIPRRTDLLRVRTAGPRDAAAGKRKAAKEKLTPEQELERCIQDFRRIKIPERFPERKYMWQSELLKKYRL, from the exons ATGGCCCTGACTGAAAACTGCAGGACTTATCAAACGCCCAAGGACGGCGGATGCGCTCAGAGTTGCTCTTCTGATGTGGTTGAGCTCAATGTGGGCGGACAGGTGTACTACACTCGCCATGCCACCCTCACTAGCGTGCCAAACTCGCTGCTGGGGAAATTATTCTCCACTAAAAAGGACGCCTCCAACGACCTCGCGCAGGACATCAAGGGACGCTACTTCATCGACAGGGACGGGTTTCTCTTCCGATACGTGTTGGACTACCTCCGCGATAAGAGCGTCGTCCTGCCGGATTATTTTCCCGAGAAAGGGAGGCTCAAACGCGAGGCTGAGTTCTTCCAGCTGCCCGAGCTCGTCAAAATCCTCACGCCGGATGAATACGTCCACGGGGATTTCGACGAAGCGTCCCAGGGAAGCGACCAGAGGCTGTTCCCCGCGTCTTACCTGGACGCGCGCGACAGGCGCTACGGCTTCATCACGGTGGGATACAGGAGCCCGTGCGCCTTCGGGAGGGACACGGACGCCAAAACCCGCGGGCTGCCCAAAATCTTCATCTGCGGGAGGGTCGGTCTGGCCAAAGAAGTTTTCGGGGACGCCCTGAACGAGAGCCGGGATCCCGACAGGCCGGCCGAGCGCTACACCTCGCAGTTCTACCTGAAGTTTCGCCACCTGGAGCGAGCTTTTGACACGCTCGCGGAGAGCGGCTTCCACATCGTGGCGTGCAATTCGTCGCTCACCGCTTCTCCTCACAGCAGACACAGTGAGGACAGATACTGGTCCAATAACGCGGAGTACGTCTTCTACC gtggcCCGTCTGGATGGTCGTCTTCTCACTGCGACTGCTGCTGCAAGAGCCACAAGAGCGAGCGCGAGGGCGAGAGCGGCACTTCCTTCAACGAGctctccacttcctgttccgAGACCCAATCGGAAGCCAGCTCTCCGCAGGAAACGGTCATCGTGCGCCCGGTCACCCGCCAGCCCAACATCCAGACTCTGGACCGGCCGACGAAAAAGGGTCCGACCCCGATTCCCAGGAGGACTGACCTGCTCCGCGTTCGGACCGCCGGGCCGCGCGACGCCGCGGCGGGAAAAAGGAAAGCGGCCAAAGAGAAGCTGACTCCGGAGCAGGAGCTGGAGAGATGCATCCAGGACTTCCGGCGGATTAAAATCCCGGAGCGCTTTCCGGAGAGGAAGTACATGTGGCAGTCCGAGCTCTTGAAAAAATACCGTCTCTGA